The sequence CCCAACTGGTTGATCGGGATCCGCAAGCTGTGCCGACGCCCGGCACCTTGACGCTGCTGGCCGCCGGCCTGATGGGGCTCGCATTCACCAGGCTGACGAGAGGTGCCAGGCGCGCTCCCGGCTGATTCGCCCAGAATCAGTCGGCTTGACCCCCGGTGACGTGTGAAACCTGTTGATCGCCGGTCGCCTAACCCGAAACCCCGACGGGATAACACCCCGCCGGGGTTTTTCTTTTTCCAGTACACCCCACACCTGCGGTAACCTTGCCCACACGCCGAAACGGTGCGTTACGCGCTGCGCGCTAACACACCCTACGGAACGGCACGGCCCGCGTAGGGTGTGTTAGGCCAACGGCCGTAACGCACCGAATTAACGATCGCCTGGGCACCTCACCCGACCGTCAAACCGAACAACGGATAACGCATGGACCTCAGCAACGTCAGGATCGGAATCATCGGGCTCGGCTATGTGGGTCTGCCGCTCGCCGTGGAGTTCGGAAAACGCTACTCCGTTGTCGGCTTTGACATCAATGCCGACCGCATCAACGCGCTATCCAACGGCGTCGACCGCACGCGGGAGGTCTCGTCCGACGAGCTGAGACAGGCCCGAGATCTGCAGTTCGCCGATGACACGGCAGCGCTTGCCGAGTGCAACGTCTATATCGTCACCGTCCCGACACCGATCGACCGCTACCATCGGCCGGATCTCGGCCCGCTGCTGTCCGCGAGCCAAACCGTCTCGACGGTGCTCTCGCCCGGTGACGTCGTGATCTATGAGTCGACGGTCTACCCGGGCGCCACGGAAGACGACTGTGTGCCGGTACTCGAGCAGAGTTCGGGCCTGCGATACAACCAGGACTTCTACTGCGGCTACAGCCCGGAGCGCATCAACCCCGGTGACAAGGCGCATCGGGTCTCGGATATCGTCAAGGTGACGTCGGGCTCGACACCGGCAATCGCCGGGTTCATTGACGAACTCTATAAGTCGATCATTACGGCCGGCACCCATCGCGCCGAAAGCATTCGCGTGGCGGAGGCTGCCAAGGTCATCGAGAACACCCAGCGCGACGTCAACATCGCCCTCATCAACGAACTCGCCATCCTCTTCAATCGCCTGGGCATCGATACCCAGGCGGTGCTGGAGGCGGCTGGCAGCAAGTGGAATTTCCTCCCTTTCCGGCCTGGGCTGGTTGGTGGGCACTGCATTGGTGTCGACCCCTATTACCTCACGCACAAGGCGCAGTCGGTGGGGCATCATCCGGAGATGATTCTCGCCGGGCGCCGCATCAACGATGGGATGGGGCACTACGTCGCCGCAGAGGTGGTCAAGCTGCTGGCAACCAGTTCGCTGCCCGTAGCCGGTGCACGGGCCCTGGTGATGGGCCTGACCTTCAAGGAAAACTGCCCGGATCTGCGCAACACCCGTGTGGTCGACACCATCCGCGAGCTGGAGACCTACGGCATTCAGGTGGATGTGCATGACCCCTGGGTGGATGCCGACGAGGCGATGGCGGAGTACGGAATCCGTCCTCTCCCCTCAATGCCGGATGAAAGCGCCTACGATGCCGTAGTGCTCGCCGTTGCACACCAGGAGTTCCGGGAGCTGAGTGCGGCGGACGTCCGCAAGGCGCTCAAGCCGGGCGGTGTTCTGTATGACATCAAGCACCTCTTTGCCCGTGATGAGGTTGATGGGCGGCTTTAGGTGGCCTGCCGAACGTTGTTTCGGTGCGTTACGCGCTGCGCGCTAACAGCACCCTACGGCGGGCAAGGCCACCCGTAGGGTGTGTTAGGCCACAGGCCGTAACGCACCGAATCAGCGACGGGCAAGGCCACCCGTAGGGTGCGTTAGGCCAAAGGCCGTAACGCACCGAATCGGCGACGGGCAAGGCCACCCGTAGGGTGTGTTAGGCCACAGGCCGTAACGCACCGAATCGGCGACGGGCAAGGCCACCCGTAGGGTGCGTTAGGCCGAAGGCCGTAACCCACCGAATCGGCGGCGGGCACGGCCACCCGTAGGGTGCTGTTAGCGCGCAGCGCGTAACGCACCGAAAAAACGCCGACAAAACCACATCGCAAACCCCCCGCCCGCTCTTTGGTAAACTACCGGCACACGTTCAAGGGAAACAGGCATGTCGTTGACCAATGACGAGCGCGTCGCCGCTCAAGCGCTCCTCGACTTCATCGATGTCTCGCCCAGCCCCTGGCATGCCGTTGCCAATATGGTCCAACGGCTTGAAGGCGCTGGCTTCACGGCACTGGACGAGCGCGCCCCGTGGACGCTGGAGCCGAACCGGGGTTATTACGTGGTCCGCGACGGTTCCTCCCTGATCGCCTTTCACACGGGTGACGGCGCCGTTGCGGATCACGGCTTTCGCGGCATCGGCGCCCATACCGACTCACCCGGGTTTCGCATCAAGCCCGCACCCGTCAAGCGCCAGGCCGGGCTCGACACTCTGGGGGTGGAAGTCTATGGCGGCCCGATACTCGCCACCTTCGCCGATCGCGACCTCACCCTTGCCGGTCGCGTTCTTGTTCGGGACGACGCCAGCGGCGACATCACCCCGCATCTGTTTCATGGCCAGCAGCCCATGCTGCGGCTGCCGAACCTGGCCATTCACCTGAACCGCACCGTCAACACCGAGGGCCTGAAGTACGACCTCCAGGATGAACTGCCACTTATCCTCGGCACGCTGCAATCCGAATTGCCGGGGCAAGACGCCTTCCGCGAGATACTTGCCAAACAGGTAGGCGCGTCCACCGCCAGTGTGCGTGCCTGGGAACTGGCCGTCGCCGACACCCAGCCCGGCGCCTTCTTCGGCCTGGGTGAAGCCTTCATCGCAAACAGCCAACTGGACAACCTGGCCTCCTGTCACGCCGGGCTCGAAGCGTTGTTGACGGCGAAGGACAAAGGCTCCGGCGTCCGCTTCATCGCCTACTTCGATCATGAGGAAATCGGCAGCCGCAGCTTCAAGGGGGCAGAAAGCCCGTTCCTGCCCGACACCCTGGAGCGTATCGCCGAGAGCTTCAACGTGACCGGCGCCGATTATCGGCGCGCGCTCAACCAGAGCCTGATCCTCAGCGCCGACATGGCCCATGCTCACCATCCCAATTACGCACGCTACTATGATCTTGAGCATGCGCCCCGACTCAACGAAGGCCCGGTCATCAAGATCAACGTGAATCAGCGCTATGCCACCGATGGCGTCGCCGAGGCCATTTTCGAGGGGCTGTGTCAGGAAGCGGACGTGCCCGTGCAAAAGTATGTACACCGCAATACGCTTCCCTGCGGCAGCACCATCGGCCCGATTACCGCCGGCCGGATTGGCGTTCGCTGCGTTGATGTGGGCAACGCCATGTGGTCCATGCACTCGCTGCGCGAGAGCGCCGGCGCCGCGGATCATGACAAGATGATCCGGGTCATGACCCATTTCTTCCAGCGCGATCGCCTGCCGCAATTGGCAAGCGCCTGACCACGAGCGAGCACAATGCGTTACGGCCGGCTACAAGATCTACTCACAATCCTGGCCGATGGCCGCCCCCACTCCGGCGAGGCGGTGGGTTTGCAACTCGGCATCAGCCGCGCCGCTGTCTGGAAGCTGGTGGACCAGGCTCGTCACGCCGGGCTTGAAGTGCTTGCCGTGCCCGGCGCAGGTTACCGTCTGCCTGCGCCACTGGTGCTGCTGGATGAGACGCGCATCAAGTCGGAGCTGGGCGAAACGGCGGACACCTTCGCCAGCCTCCTTACCGTGATTGCCACGCCTTCCACCAACGAGGAACTGCTGGGCCGAATAGCCGCGATCGACGCGCCCCATGCACTCCTGGCCGAGCACCAGTCCGCCGGCCGCGGTCGCCGTGGTCGTGACTGGCATTCGCCCATGGGCGCAAGCCTGTATCTATCCGTGGCCTGGCCGCTGGACCTTCCCGTGGCCGGGCTTTCCGGGCTCAGCCTCGCGGCCGGGCTTGCGGTGGCGGAATCCGTGGATGCCACCTGCGGCCTGCGCACCGGGCTAAAGTGGCCGAACGACCTTTACGTCGACAACAAGAAGATCGGTGGCATCCTGGTGGAAGTCTCCGGCTCGCCAGAGGGCCCCTGCAAGGCGGTGGTCGGTATCGGGCTCAATTGTCGCTTGCCGGACGATGACAACGACACCATTTCCCAACCCTGGACGGACCTCTACCGCGCCTGCGGCCGCCCGGTGGATCGCAACAGCCTCGCGGTGTCGATCCTGAAATCCCTGGCGGTGAACCTTCCCCGTTTCGAACACCAGGGCTTCGCGCCGTTCATGGAATCCTGGAACCAGCGCGACATCCTCAAGGATCAACCCGTCACCCTGATGCTCGGCGCTGAGACCGCCAACGGTGTCGCCCGGGGCGTGAATGATTTCGGCGCCCTGTTGCTCGACCAGAACGGGACGCAACGCAGCGTCGCCGGCGGAGACGTCAGCCTGCGCCCCGCCCGACCATGAATCTGTTGATCGACATCGGTAACTCCCGCATCAAGTGGCGAGCGGCGGAGCAACGACGCCTTCAGTTGGGTGATGCGGTTCCACGAGGGGGGCAGGACGCACTCCAGCGGCTGAAAACCGCATGGTCGTCGCTGCCTGCGCCAGACACCGTGCTGGCAACCTCGGTGGCCGACCCCGCATCCCACGCCGACCTGCAGGCGCTGGTCAGCCGACTCTGGCGGCGGGATATGCAGTTCCTCACGTCCGTGCCAGAGCAGCTCGGCGTCCGCAACGCCTACCCGATACCGGGGAATCTCGGGCCGGATCGCTGGGCAGCGCTGCTGGGCGCGTGGGTGCGCGGCCTCGCCCCCTGCTGCATCGTCGATGCCGGCACCGCCGTCACCATCGATGTGCTGGATTGTACAGGCCAGTACCGGGGTGGCATGATCTTCGCCGGACTTGGCCTCAGCCGCCGTGCGCTTACCGAACGTGCCCATCGCCTGCCGCCCATTGTCGACGGCGACCTGCCGCCGCTGGCCACCGACACCGTGGAGGCCATCCGCCTCGGCACCACCGAGGCGCTGATTGGTGCCGTTGCCCGCGGCGTGCAGCGCTGTCGACAGCAGCATCGCGATCTGCGCCTGCTGGTCACCGGCGGCGATGCCGAGCTCCTTGTCGGTTCGCTGCCAGAGCTTGAGCCGCAGTTACATGCGGATCTGGTTTTCCAGGGGCTCGCCGCCGTTGCCGAGGAGGGTGGATGAGAGCGCTGTTCGTGCTCCTGCTGCTCAGCAACGCACTGGTTTTCGTCTACTTCCAGTGGTGGTCGCCGCGGGAGGTGCCGCCGCCGGAACCCGCTTTCCCTGTCGGTGGCAGCCTCACGCTGGTGGGCGAGACCGAGCAGAGCGCAGAAGACGGCGAGCAAGCCACCGCCCCCGCGGAGCCCCGAGCCCCGAACGACACCGCGCTGGCAGGCCCGATCTGTTATCGCAGCCCCAGCCTGGGCGGCAGTCAGGCCGCTGAGGCGACACGTGCCCGGGATGCCGGCGACGCCATGCGCAGCGAGATCCGCGAAGAGCAGGTCAGCGTGACCATTGGCTACTGGGTCTACCTGCCGCCGTTGGAGAGCCGGGAGGCCGCGCTCGCGCAGGTCGCCGAGTTGGCCGAGGCCGGTGTGGAAGACGTGGTCGTCGTCACGGACAACATCTACACCAACGCCGTCTCCCTGGGCGTGTTCAGCAATGAAGAGCGGGCGGCGTTGCGCCGGGATGAACTGGTGGCGCTGGGGTTCCCTGCCGAAAGTGGCGAACGTGAGCGGTTGCAGACGCAATATTATGTGGTCGCCGAATGGCCCCGCCAGCCCAGCATCATCCCCGCCGAGTGGCGCGTCGTTGATTGTCAGGCCTAGGGCGCTTGCACTACTATTGCTGATTGAATGCTGGCGTAGCTCAGTTGGTAGAGCAGCTGATTTGTAATCAGCAGGTCGCGGGTTCGACTCCTGTCGCCAGCTCCACATTTTTTTCAAGACCGGCATCTACCCTTCCACCTCCATCCGGCGCTGAAGCTGGCGATACCAGCGGTGGGCAATCCAGCCTGCGGCGAGCAGGTACGGGACGCCGCCCACCACCCACATGATCAGCCCGGCCAGTTGCTGGTCGGCGAGCCCGCGGGCCTCGCCGTAGAGGGGCGCATTGGCAAACGTCAGGATCGCGCCAAGAAACCCGGTATGCATCAGCGTGAACAACACCGCCAATAGCGCCCAGGGTGCCCTTCTGGCGCTGCTCTTCAGTACCGCCCACCAGAACAACCCTGCGGTCAGCAGAAAGCACGCATGCTCCAGCGCGTGCCACCAAGGGTTCTCTACCGCCACCCTGTAGAAGTAAGGCGTATGCCAGAACCAGATGGCGGCCGCGTGCAGGTAGGCCACCGTCATGGGTCGCTGGACCAGTGGGAGCAGGGCGTTCCAGACGGTCGCGAAGAACCTTCCCGCGCCCCTGGCAAGCTGCTGCAACGGTTGGCTCAACACCCAGAGCGGCGCGACAACCACCATCAGCAGCATGTGTTGAACCATGTGCGCGGCAGTGCTCGTCTTTGCCCAGCCGTCCAGCGGGCCGAACAGGGCCAGAGCGCAAACCAGCGCCGTGGCGTGAAACAGGGCAGCGTGAACCGCCGGCGGCCGTCGGCGCAGCGAACCGAGCAGATAAGCGACCCAGAACAGCAACAGCAGCGCAGCGCCGGATAGCCCGGCCAGTTCCGCGTGTCCCGTGCTGGTGATTGGGTTGTGGGCCCACAACCCAGCGCTCCACGCCAGTGCAGCGCCGCCAATCAAGGCAGGCAGGGTACGCATCACACACATGGCGGGTAGACCATCACCGGCAGGCCGACCGCCAGGGTTGACACCGCAGAGACCAGGTAGACGCTCAGGGAAACCCGCACCACGAAGCGGTGCTCGCCATCAACGGCCGTCACCTGCCAGCAACGCCATGCCGCCCAGGCAAGCAGGGCGGTCACGAGCAGTGTGAGCAGCAGAAGAAGCCCATTGATCCAGGTCACCGGCCCCGCGGCCGGCGCAGGCGGGGCGAAGGCGCAGCCCACGGATAACCCGCCGTAAATAGTGACGAACCAGATGCTCCAGATCACCAGCCCTGCGAACAGGTGCACGGGGTGCGTCCAGCCGGGGATCATGACGGGCTCCCCCACGCCATCGGCAGCAGCAGGAATACCACCACGCTAAGCCAGAACACAGCACCGGTGTACACCCAGAACGGGCGCAGCACCACTGGCTCATACGGCACCCGGCGGCCGACGTAGCCACGCCCCACACGCACCGCCTGCATCAGGGTCAGCAGCGTCGCCAGGCTGCCATGGCCAAGAACATAAAGCAGCATCACCAGCAGCACCGCATCGTGGGCCAGCTCCGTGGGCGCCAGAGAAGCATTCCACAGCGCCCAAAGCAGCAATACGGCATGCACCGATCCCATCACGCCAATGCGCCAGAACCGGCCCTGCAGCCCCTGGTCAACGCCGCGCCGCAGGGCGCGCACGGCACCCTCGTAGTCAACCCAGGCCACGGTCAGTGCCACGCCGCTGGCCACCACCAGCCACAACGCGATCGGCTCGCCGTCTGGAACAGTCCAACCCGGCGACGCGGTCCAGAGATACAACCAGCCAAAGATCAGCGACAGGTAGAACGTGCCGTTGGCCATCAGCGTTACCACCATGCCCCACAGCCCCGGTCCGTTGGTGGTGCGGGAATGCAGCGGTGGATCGTGGTGTTCGTCATCTAGCAGCGGTGCGGCGCAGGGGTGGGCGCCGTTCTCCCAGCTCCAGCGCAGCAAGAAGACCAGCGCGACTGCGATGCCGAGCAGCGCCAGCGGATACACACGAATCAACAGGCTGATGCAGACCACGGCAAGCGCCAGCGCGGCGAAAAGTGGCCACCAGGAGTTTCCGGAAAGATGAATCACCTCGCGGACCTTGCCGGTAATCGCGTCGGAGCCGTAGGTCTCCCGCCGTCCATGGGAGATGTCCGTGAGGCCGTGGGCGCCGGCGGCGATGCTGTCGTGCAGGTCCGGGGACGCCCACAAGGGATGCCGGGTCCGGATGTCGGGGAGGCTGGCGAAGTTGTACGACACCGGCGGCGTTCCCGTGGCCCACTCCAGGGTATCCGCATTCCAGGGGTTCCGGGGCGCCGGCCGGCCAAAGCGGAAATGCAGGGCAATATCCAGGATGATCATGGCGACCCCTGCCGCCATGATGAACCCGCCCACCGACGACAGCAGGTTCAACCAGTCCCAGCCCAGACCGGTTTCGTAGGTGTAGACCCGGCGCGGCATGCCCAGCAGCCCGGTGAGGTGCATCAGCAGAAAGGTGACGTTGAAACCGATGAACGTCAGCCAGAAGCCCCAGTTGCCCAGAATGTGCGTCGGCATGCGCCCCGAGACGTGGGGCAACCAATAGTAGAACCCGGCGATCAGCGGGAAAAACATGCCCCCCACCAGCACGTAGTGCAGATGCGCCACCACGAAGTGGGTGTCGTGCACCTGCCAGTTGAACGGAACCAGCGCCAGCATCACGCCGGTGAGCCCGCCGCAGACGAACACCACCAGAAAGCCGATGATCCAGAGCATGGGCAGGCTGTAGACCACCCGGCCTGTCCATAGCGTTGCCAGCCAGGCGAACACCTGGATGGCTGTCGGCACGGCGACCAGCATGCTGGCAACGGAAAAGAATGCCAGCGCCAGCTTCGGGATGCCGATGCTGAACATGTGGTGCACCCAGAGCCCGAAGCTGATGAACCCGGTGAGAATGATGGCGAGCACCAGCCATCGGTAACCGACAATCGGCCGCTGCGAGAACACGGGGATCAGTGTCGAGATGATGCCCGCGGCGGGCAGGAAGATGATGTAGACCTCGGGGTGGCCGAACAGCCAGAACAGGTGCTGCCAGAGGATCGGGTCGCCGCCGCCGGCGACATCGAAAAACGGCATCCCCACGGCGCGTTCCAGCTCCAGCAGCACGCTGGCGAGAATCAGCGGCGGGAAGCCGAAGACGATCATCAGCGCCGTGGCCAGGATGTACCAGCAGAAGAGCGGCATCCGCCGCAGCGACATGCCATTGGCGCGGCTACGCAGAATGGAGACGGTCAGCTCGATACCCGCCGCCATGGCCGAGATCTCGACAAAGGTGATCCCCAGCAACCAGAAATCCGACCCCGGCCCTGGCGCGTACTCGGCGCTGCTGAGCGGCGTGTACATGAACCAGCCGGAGTCAGGCGACACGCCAAGCACCGTGCTCGACAGGATGATCAGGCCGCCGAACAGGTAGCAGTAGTAGCCAAACGAACTGATTCGCGGGAACACCAGGTCCCGGGCGCCAATCAGCTTCGGAATCATGTACAGCGCGATCCCCTCCAGCACGGGGATCGCGAACAGAAACATCATCACCGTGCCATGCATGGTGAAAAGCTGGTTGTAAATATCGGCGCTGACGATGTCCTGCTCTGGCAAGGCGAGCTGGGTGCGCATCAGCATCGCCATCACGCCGGCGATGAGGAAGAAAACCACGCCGGTGACAATGAAGCGCAGGCCGATGGTGGTGTGGTTGACCGCAGATAGGGTCCGCCAGCCCGGCGGGTTCGCCCAGACGCGGTCGAAGCGCTGGTGCATTGCCTGCTGTTCGTCCGTGCGCGCCTCAGTCATCGTCCTGCGCCGCCTGTTGCAGCCACTCGTCGAAGGCCTCCTGGGCATGCGCCTCGACGGTGAAATGCATATGGGCATGACCGACACCGCAGAACTCGGCGCATCGGCCCTGGAACGTGCCCGTCTCATCGGCCTCGAGCCTGAGCACGTTGGTGTGGCCGGGAATCGCGTCGAGTTTGCCGGCAAGCCGCGGCACCCAGAACGAGTGGATCACGTCCTCGCTGGTGACGTGGACGTGCACGGGAACGCCAACGGGAATATGCAATTCGTCCCTGAGGGTGATGCCCTCATTCGGATAGGACACCGCCCACCACCAACGGTGGGCGGTCACGTCGATCCGCAGCACGTCCTCGTCCGCGGCTAGTGGGGTCATGTTGTGGCCCATGGGAATGCCGAACCCGAGCAGGGCGGTAATGCTCACCAGCGGCAGCACGAAGCCACCACCGATGATCCAGCGGTTTTGCACACGCTGGGCCTGCTGGTCGCCGACCTCGCCGGGATCCCGCCGTATGGCGTAGAGCCACAGGGCAACAACCACGATCAGCACCAGGGTCGAAAACGCGAACATCCCCCACCACAGCCAGGCGGTGGAGGCCGCCGCAGGGCCGGCCGGGTCGAGTGTGGACAACGGTCCACTGCATCCGGCAAGCAGCAGGGAGGTGAATAGCAGGCCAAATGGGACTAGGCTTTCAGCGGACACGCGCCGATCGACCGCACCCCCTGACGGTGCCGGAGAGACATGATGAACCAGGCACCGATTATCAGCCGCATGTCCATCCGTGGGCACCCGCTCCACCCGGTACTCATACACTTCCCGGTGGCCGCCTTGCTCATGCTGGTGGGCACCGATGTTGCCTATTTCTTCACCGGCGACTTCTTCTGGGCCAGAGCCGGCCTCTGGCTGGCTGGTGTCGGCGCACTGGGGGGCTGGGTGTCCGGCCTGGCCGGGCTGGTGGATCTGGTCACCGTTGCGCGCATCCGGCGGTTGGTCACGGCCTGGTCCCACGCAGTGATCGCCGTCATGCTGCTGTCGCTGGCATCCTTCAACTGGCTGATCCGCGTTGGTGATCCGGCCGCCTTTATCCTGCCGTGGGGCGCGTACATCTCGCTGCTCACGGCCGGGTTGGTCGCCATCGCCGGGTTCCTCGGTGGTCAGCTTGTGTACGAGTACGCAGTCGGCGTCGGTGTGGACGACGCGCCGGAAAAACAGGCCCAGGGCAAGGTCTGAACCCTGCCCCCGGGCGCCACGTGTCACTGCGCCCATTGCGGCGCCTCCAGCGGCGGTTTCGCCAGTACCAGCCACAGGACTGTCGCCATCAGCAGGCACAGGGTGACGGCGAGCAACCAGGTCCAGAGCCGCGTCCACCCGGCCGTGCCGCGGCCCGCGTGGAGGATCAGAACCCCGGTCAGCGCGTGACACAACACAATACCGGTCACCAGAGTCAACTTGGCGACGAGCCAGACTTCCGCCGTGCGCTCGAGCAGAAAGATTCCTGTCCCGGACATGATGGCGACCAGTGCCGCCGGTGTTGCCACGTGGGTGTGGATGAATCG comes from Natronocella acetinitrilica and encodes:
- the tviB gene encoding Vi polysaccharide biosynthesis UDP-N-acetylglucosamine C-6 dehydrogenase TviB, whose protein sequence is MDLSNVRIGIIGLGYVGLPLAVEFGKRYSVVGFDINADRINALSNGVDRTREVSSDELRQARDLQFADDTAALAECNVYIVTVPTPIDRYHRPDLGPLLSASQTVSTVLSPGDVVIYESTVYPGATEDDCVPVLEQSSGLRYNQDFYCGYSPERINPGDKAHRVSDIVKVTSGSTPAIAGFIDELYKSIITAGTHRAESIRVAEAAKVIENTQRDVNIALINELAILFNRLGIDTQAVLEAAGSKWNFLPFRPGLVGGHCIGVDPYYLTHKAQSVGHHPEMILAGRRINDGMGHYVAAEVVKLLATSSLPVAGARALVMGLTFKENCPDLRNTRVVDTIRELETYGIQVDVHDPWVDADEAMAEYGIRPLPSMPDESAYDAVVLAVAHQEFRELSAADVRKALKPGGVLYDIKHLFARDEVDGRL
- a CDS encoding M18 family aminopeptidase — translated: MSLTNDERVAAQALLDFIDVSPSPWHAVANMVQRLEGAGFTALDERAPWTLEPNRGYYVVRDGSSLIAFHTGDGAVADHGFRGIGAHTDSPGFRIKPAPVKRQAGLDTLGVEVYGGPILATFADRDLTLAGRVLVRDDASGDITPHLFHGQQPMLRLPNLAIHLNRTVNTEGLKYDLQDELPLILGTLQSELPGQDAFREILAKQVGASTASVRAWELAVADTQPGAFFGLGEAFIANSQLDNLASCHAGLEALLTAKDKGSGVRFIAYFDHEEIGSRSFKGAESPFLPDTLERIAESFNVTGADYRRALNQSLILSADMAHAHHPNYARYYDLEHAPRLNEGPVIKINVNQRYATDGVAEAIFEGLCQEADVPVQKYVHRNTLPCGSTIGPITAGRIGVRCVDVGNAMWSMHSLRESAGAADHDKMIRVMTHFFQRDRLPQLASA
- the birA gene encoding bifunctional biotin--[acetyl-CoA-carboxylase] ligase/biotin operon repressor BirA translates to MRYGRLQDLLTILADGRPHSGEAVGLQLGISRAAVWKLVDQARHAGLEVLAVPGAGYRLPAPLVLLDETRIKSELGETADTFASLLTVIATPSTNEELLGRIAAIDAPHALLAEHQSAGRGRRGRDWHSPMGASLYLSVAWPLDLPVAGLSGLSLAAGLAVAESVDATCGLRTGLKWPNDLYVDNKKIGGILVEVSGSPEGPCKAVVGIGLNCRLPDDDNDTISQPWTDLYRACGRPVDRNSLAVSILKSLAVNLPRFEHQGFAPFMESWNQRDILKDQPVTLMLGAETANGVARGVNDFGALLLDQNGTQRSVAGGDVSLRPARP
- a CDS encoding type III pantothenate kinase encodes the protein MNLLIDIGNSRIKWRAAEQRRLQLGDAVPRGGQDALQRLKTAWSSLPAPDTVLATSVADPASHADLQALVSRLWRRDMQFLTSVPEQLGVRNAYPIPGNLGPDRWAALLGAWVRGLAPCCIVDAGTAVTIDVLDCTGQYRGGMIFAGLGLSRRALTERAHRLPPIVDGDLPPLATDTVEAIRLGTTEALIGAVARGVQRCRQQHRDLRLLVTGGDAELLVGSLPELEPQLHADLVFQGLAAVAEEGG
- a CDS encoding SPOR domain-containing protein — protein: MRALFVLLLLSNALVFVYFQWWSPREVPPPEPAFPVGGSLTLVGETEQSAEDGEQATAPAEPRAPNDTALAGPICYRSPSLGGSQAAEATRARDAGDAMRSEIREEQVSVTIGYWVYLPPLESREAALAQVAELAEAGVEDVVVVTDNIYTNAVSLGVFSNEERAALRRDELVALGFPAESGERERLQTQYYVVAEWPRQPSIIPAEWRVVDCQA
- a CDS encoding cytochrome c oxidase assembly protein, with translation MCVMRTLPALIGGAALAWSAGLWAHNPITSTGHAELAGLSGAALLLLFWVAYLLGSLRRRPPAVHAALFHATALVCALALFGPLDGWAKTSTAAHMVQHMLLMVVVAPLWVLSQPLQQLARGAGRFFATVWNALLPLVQRPMTVAYLHAAAIWFWHTPYFYRVAVENPWWHALEHACFLLTAGLFWWAVLKSSARRAPWALLAVLFTLMHTGFLGAILTFANAPLYGEARGLADQQLAGLIMWVVGGVPYLLAAGWIAHRWYRQLQRRMEVEG
- the ctaD gene encoding cytochrome c oxidase subunit I, producing MTEARTDEQQAMHQRFDRVWANPPGWRTLSAVNHTTIGLRFIVTGVVFFLIAGVMAMLMRTQLALPEQDIVSADIYNQLFTMHGTVMMFLFAIPVLEGIALYMIPKLIGARDLVFPRISSFGYYCYLFGGLIILSSTVLGVSPDSGWFMYTPLSSAEYAPGPGSDFWLLGITFVEISAMAAGIELTVSILRSRANGMSLRRMPLFCWYILATALMIVFGFPPLILASVLLELERAVGMPFFDVAGGGDPILWQHLFWLFGHPEVYIIFLPAAGIISTLIPVFSQRPIVGYRWLVLAIILTGFISFGLWVHHMFSIGIPKLALAFFSVASMLVAVPTAIQVFAWLATLWTGRVVYSLPMLWIIGFLVVFVCGGLTGVMLALVPFNWQVHDTHFVVAHLHYVLVGGMFFPLIAGFYYWLPHVSGRMPTHILGNWGFWLTFIGFNVTFLLMHLTGLLGMPRRVYTYETGLGWDWLNLLSSVGGFIMAAGVAMIILDIALHFRFGRPAPRNPWNADTLEWATGTPPVSYNFASLPDIRTRHPLWASPDLHDSIAAGAHGLTDISHGRRETYGSDAITGKVREVIHLSGNSWWPLFAALALAVVCISLLIRVYPLALLGIAVALVFLLRWSWENGAHPCAAPLLDDEHHDPPLHSRTTNGPGLWGMVVTLMANGTFYLSLIFGWLYLWTASPGWTVPDGEPIALWLVVASGVALTVAWVDYEGAVRALRRGVDQGLQGRFWRIGVMGSVHAVLLLWALWNASLAPTELAHDAVLLVMLLYVLGHGSLATLLTLMQAVRVGRGYVGRRVPYEPVVLRPFWVYTGAVFWLSVVVFLLLPMAWGSPS
- the coxB gene encoding cytochrome c oxidase subunit II, with the translated sequence MSTLDPAGPAAASTAWLWWGMFAFSTLVLIVVVALWLYAIRRDPGEVGDQQAQRVQNRWIIGGGFVLPLVSITALLGFGIPMGHNMTPLAADEDVLRIDVTAHRWWWAVSYPNEGITLRDELHIPVGVPVHVHVTSEDVIHSFWVPRLAGKLDAIPGHTNVLRLEADETGTFQGRCAEFCGVGHAHMHFTVEAHAQEAFDEWLQQAAQDDD
- a CDS encoding DUF2231 domain-containing protein, which codes for MMNQAPIISRMSIRGHPLHPVLIHFPVAALLMLVGTDVAYFFTGDFFWARAGLWLAGVGALGGWVSGLAGLVDLVTVARIRRLVTAWSHAVIAVMLLSLASFNWLIRVGDPAAFILPWGAYISLLTAGLVAIAGFLGGQLVYEYAVGVGVDDAPEKQAQGKV
- a CDS encoding CopD family protein, whose protein sequence is MLWLLVLHIVALLCWAAALLYLPALIAAVETGRAQISEAEAPLHHASLARFIHTHVATPAALVAIMSGTGIFLLERTAEVWLVAKLTLVTGIVLCHALTGVLILHAGRGTAGWTRLWTWLLAVTLCLLMATVLWLVLAKPPLEAPQWAQ